Proteins found in one Nevskia ramosa DSM 11499 genomic segment:
- a CDS encoding cytochrome c oxidase subunit 3 family protein — protein sequence MTRRLPGVEGVWVFVLADMCFFGVLFVSFMQERIKQGALFETARHTLNPDFGGINTLILLTSSWFVVLAVDAAKRDRISAIPKLLLAAMLCGIAFGISKAIEYGGKLAAGITPMSNDFYMFYFSLTGIHLLHVIGGCVMLTVFWLKARKGEFDSRNLKVLESGATYWHMVDLLWIFLFPLLYLLR from the coding sequence GTGACCCGACGCCTTCCCGGAGTGGAAGGCGTCTGGGTGTTCGTGCTTGCCGACATGTGCTTCTTCGGCGTGCTGTTCGTGTCGTTCATGCAGGAGCGGATCAAGCAGGGCGCGTTGTTCGAAACCGCGCGCCACACGCTGAATCCGGACTTCGGTGGCATCAACACACTGATCCTGCTGACCAGTTCCTGGTTCGTGGTGCTGGCCGTCGATGCCGCGAAGCGTGACCGGATCAGCGCGATTCCGAAGCTGCTGCTGGCGGCGATGCTCTGTGGCATCGCCTTCGGGATCTCGAAGGCGATCGAGTACGGCGGCAAGCTAGCGGCCGGCATCACGCCGATGAGCAATGACTTCTACATGTTCTATTTCTCGCTGACCGGCATTCACTTGCTGCACGTGATCGGCGGTTGCGTGATGCTGACGGTGTTCTGGCTGAAGGCACGCAAGGGCGAGTTCGACAGCCGCAACCTGAAGGTGCTCGAATCCGGCGCCACCTACTGGCACATGGTCGATCTGCTGTGGATCTTCCTGTTCCCGCTGCTGTATTTGCTGAGATAG
- a CDS encoding cytochrome C oxidase subunit IV family protein, giving the protein MALLTKPATLVWLFLMAATCVTTWGLSKDQFTASVATLSIILIAAIKVRLVLLHFMELRHAPLPWRLLLEAWV; this is encoded by the coding sequence ATGGCGCTGCTGACGAAACCCGCGACCCTGGTCTGGCTGTTCCTGATGGCCGCGACCTGCGTGACCACCTGGGGCTTGTCGAAGGATCAGTTCACCGCCAGTGTAGCGACGCTCTCGATCATCCTGATCGCGGCGATCAAGGTGCGGCTGGTGCTGCTGCACTTCATGGAACTGCGCCATGCGCCTTTGCCCTGGCGGCTGCTGCTCGAAGCCTGGGTAC